The window GCGAACCGTGGTCAGACGTTAAGATGACGGTCATACCACGGTCAGCAGCGATTCTGAAGACCTTATACAGATGCGAATGCTGAAACCACGCCTGTACGAGTGCCCGGAATGCGGTTTCATCGGGAACAAGCTGTTGAAGTAAATCCACCTCATGCCGTGTGTGTGTCAACATATCCAGAAAATCAACAACGAGTGCTGTCAAACTAATTCGATCTGTCACACTTAACCAATGTAGGTATTGCATCTCCCCTCGAGTATCAAAAATTTTGAAGTAATGCAGGGGTGGCTTCAGAGGTATCCCATGCCTCTCAAATTGTAAGCGCATGAGTGCTTTTTCATAACGATTAATACTTGTGTGTGCTTGATCGGGTTCCGCGTACAGATCAGGGTGCCTTTCTGCGAATTCAAGCGGAAACAACCCACTAAAAATAGCGTTCCGGGCATAACGGGTTGCTGTGGGCAAGATAGAATAGTAGTAATCAGTCGTTATGTTGAAAAGCGGGTAGAGCAACGGCTCAATTTTCAGCCAATGATCCAACCGCATACAATCCATAACAACAAACAGTACCTGTTTTCCTGCCTGAATTTCAGGGATAACATATTTGTAAACGACATCTACAGATAAAGTGGGGGACGCTTCGCCCACAAGCCAGTTGTGATAGTTGTCTTGGATATAGTTAGCGAACGCGGCATTTGCTTCTCGTTTCTCTATTTCATGGATAGCCTTAAGTTCGTCAACATTATCAAGTGTATCGAGCCGCAGGTCCCATTCCACAAGACGCAAGTAGGTATCAATCCACGATTCCCAATCATCGGCAGCGTCCCAGTCCTGCGTCGTCTCACCTAAAACTTGTGTTCTACTAAAACTCCGACTGTACGCTTGCGGCGTATATGCTTCACGGATTGCTCGCTTCTCAAGCAGGAAGGTGAGTGATGTTGATAACTGCTTGTGCGAAGTTTCCTCCTGATCACTTGTTGAGATTACAAAAATATCGTCAACATCATAAAGGCTTCCTTGCTCCATTACCTCCCGCCCACTCTCGTGCGTTAGGAGAATAATAGGGATATGCGCGTTCACACTCCGAACACGCGAAAGCAGATTCTCCTTTTGCGTCGGGGCATCATAATTTAATAAAACTGCGTGATATGTCTCTTCTTGGAGTAAAGAAACGCCTTCAGCACCAGTGTCCACTAAGGAAACATTGTATCCTTCAAACTCCAAGAAGCGAATGTAGGGTTTGGGTGTTATATACGTCTGTTGCTCGTTATATACGTTTTCAAGCTGAGCGTCAGATTGCTCTACGTCAGCTGTCTGATTGTTAATCCACAGAATCCTCCATTTTTTCTCTTGCATGTTATACCCCCTTTTTGGCGCAGCTTGCAAGCCAAAACTTGCTTGACAACAGCACAACATAGGCTCACAAAGTGTATCCTACATCTTAATAAAACGGGCAATCCATCAGCTGCCCGATGTTTCGGGGTGAGCATTTTTCAATAAAAAGCAGAAAACACGACGTGCTGCTCTGCTCAACAGAACAAAACTAAATACTCGAAATAAAACGTCCTGGATTCAACAAACCATCCGGATCGAATTTGGCTTTAACCTGTTTCATTAAACTGAGGGTGCCTCCGACGGAACCCCAAACGTCAATATGTCGTTTGAGTTCAGGCGGTGCGGTTTCTATTATAAGGTTCCCCTGCGCCATCATTGCCGATTGACGCAGCTGTGTGAGTGCATCCGCAAGTTGTTGAAAATCTGTGTCGGACGTTACAGGAACGGTGAGATATAACACACCACTCCCAAGCAACGCCATCATCTGGACATCACGCGCCCAATCCGCGTCCCCAACTTGCGCAACAAATTCAGCGACATCGGTACGTTTCAGATTCAATTTAGCAATTACGACCTCAATATCTCTGTTGTCAGCCGGGAATTCCTGAATAGCCTCCTGAAGCTGTTGTTGCGATTCATCTTCTACAATAGTCACACCGATCGCGCCATTTTGTTCCATAACTTCTTGGCAGTGTGTCAATTGCCACGCTACGGTCTCGGTATCGCCACCGAACCCAACTGTCAGCACCGGTTCATTTTTAGCTGCAGTGGCATCGCCAAGCCTTGGATCTGCGTTAGCAAATAGATTTACAAACAGCGGCAATGTCTGTGAACCTACAATGCTTAAGCCTGTTTCAGCAGCGTCTTGAACACTTCGGAAGTCTGCTGTGAGGATTGCTTGTCGTGCCGGTATTGGGGACAATTTGAGAGCCACTTCAGTAATAATACCGAGCGTTCCAAAAGCACCGATATAAAGCTTGTTGAGATCATAACCTGCGACATTTTTCACCACTTTTCCACCACTTTTGACAACGGTGCCGTTTGCGTGAACAACCTTCAACCCCAAGATCTGATTTCGAGCAGTCCCATGTCGTAAGCGGAAAGAACCGCTCACATTTGTTGCAACAATTCCACCGATGGTGCTTCGGGCTGCATAAGGTGGATTCAATGAGAGAAACTGCCGATATTTCGCTAATTCAGTTTGTAGAACGGCTAAAGGAATACCCGCCTCCACAGTTACAGTTAAATCCGCCGGTTCATATTCGATGACGCTATTGAGTCGTGTTGTCGCGAGTACCACATCTACCTTTTGTGGTAGATTCCCGATGCCAAGTTTCGTGCCAGCACCTGCAGGCATAACCGATAAGTCCTGTTTTGCCGCAAATCGGAGAACATTTTGTATCTCTTGGATGGATCCCGGCAAGACGACTGCTTTCGGAACATACCCATCAAAAGTGTAAGCGGGAATCTGTGCCTCTGGCAGGATCCCAGACTCTCCTACTATATGTTTAAGCTCATCGTGCAAGGCACGCGAATTCTCCATATACTTCTCTTTTTTCCTCACAATGATAAAAAGATTTTCTGTCTGCGGCTTTTGAAACGCTATCTAAAAACCTACTTGTACGTCAGTAAGATTGACTTGCTGCTAAATATGCCTTAGAGGGTTATGTCTCAGATTGCTTAGGGCGAATTATTATTTTAAATTCCTCTATGTTTTCAAACTGTCCCGGTCGGAAAGGTGCCTTGTAAGTAGGTGAATCTTCCAAGCGTTTTACACTCTGTTCAAGTAGCGATAATCGAGAATTAACTTTTCCAAACTCCCGAACAATCCATATTATGCCGCCTACTACAGCGAGTAATACAGGTACTCCTGCTGCAAGCAAGGTAACTATTACACCTGTCTCCATTGCTATCCCCCCACATTAATCTGGTCAAGACTGACGTTAATCTGTCTTGTCCAGTACTCCCCTGATTTGCTATCAAGATATTCCATTCTATCATCGGTGCTTGAGATACTACCTTCAGAATCAAATTTGTGCCCTAAAGAAGAACCAAAAGAGTCAAGAAACTGCTTGTAACTATAGGCAGGGATAACAGGTATCTTGTCAGTCTTACTGATAATAATGCGGATGGAAAACTCGTTCCCTCCCACATGTTCAATAGATTCAACTTCAACGATATCACGGAGAAAATCTCGGATAGCATTGATAACATCATCTTTAGAATAGGTTTTCATTTAGAAGTTCCTCATTGACTCGGGTTGTAAACCCAGTTTCGCGTAAGATTCGGCAGTTGGGAAAATCTTCCCTGGATTACAGAGTCCTGTTGGATTAAAAATTTCCTTAACAGTCGCCATCACCTGTAAATCTGCCGGACTGAAAATGAGAGGCATATAATCCATCTTTTCAACACCGATACCGTGCTCTCCTGTGATTGTACCACCGACCTCAGCACATACAGACAGAATCTCCATATTCACATGCTCCACCCGTTCGCACTGATCCGCGTCGCGCTCGTTAAACAGAACAATGGGATGGATATTGCCATCACCGGCGTGGAACACATTTGCGATCGGGATCTGATATTTCTCAGAGATTTCAGAGATGCGCCGTAAAACCTTCGGCAGTGTCGTCCTTGGAACAACACCATCTTGCGTGATATAGTTGGGTGCGAGCCGTCCAAATGAACCAAACGCGCTTTTCCGCGCTTTCCAGAGTTGCTGTCGCTCCGCCTCATCTTTGGCATAATCGACCTTCCGGGCGTTGTGCTGTTTGAAGATTTCCAGAATCTGATCTGTTTGGTTCTGCATTCCTACCTCAATACCATCAAGTTCGACAATCAAAATAGCATCGGCATCAAGTGGAAAACCGAATTGAAAGGCTTCCTCCAAAGCACGGATAACAAGACTGTCCATCATTTCGAGTGCAGCGGGAATAATACCTTCACCGATAATCGTTGAGACAGCGTTTGAGGCATCATCCATCGTTTCAAAGACGGCAAGTGCTGTCTGGTATGCTTGCGGATTTCGGGTGAGACGGACGATCGCCTTTGTCACGATTCCAAATGTGCCTTCGGAACCGATCAACACGCCACGCAAATCGTAGCCGGGCGTTTCCTCAACAGCTCCCCCGAATTCTACGATTTCACCATCTGGCAAAACAACTTCTAAGCCAAGTACATGGTCAGACGTAACACCGTATTTTAGGGTGTGCGGTCCCCCCGAATTTTCGGCGATATTTCCGCCTATCGTACACGCCTTCTGGCTTGACGGGTCCGGTGCGTAGTGATAACCTCGGCTTTGCACTGCCTGCGTCAACAAGAGATTAACGACCCCAGGCTCAACCACTGCCCGTTCGTTTTCAAGATCTACTTCTAAAATGCGATCCATCCGATTGAGCGCAATGATAATTCCACCTTGGACAGAGAGCATACCCCCACTTAAGCCGGTGCCACCGCCGCGTGCAATAAACGGTGTCTGGTATTTATTCGCTAACTTTACGATATCCGACACCTGCTGCGCCGTATCTGCGAAGACGACAATATCTGGCATCGCCTTAAAAGAGGGGGCAGCATCACATTCGTATACCGAGAGTGCAGTTGCATCCGTTAGAACATTTCGAGCACCGAGGAGCGCAGTAAGATCAGCAATGAGTTGTTCTTTTTGGTCCATAGTCTATTCCTTTTTCATGGCGATTTTTGATTACCCTTGTACTTAGTGTATCACAATTCTGGTTGAATGTCCAATTAGAAATTGAGCGAATGTTTCCCATTTTTTTCTTTGTTATAGCCGCGTGCAGTGTGTTATAATAATACAACTTACCAAAGTCTGATCGTTGAGGAACTGTTCAAAAATATAATGCGTACAGGAGACAGAAATGCGAAAATTGATATTGATTTTAGGAATGGCTTGTGTGATCACTTGGACACTACCACAGCTCTGTTCTGCCGAAATCGACCCCGAAACAGCCGTTGGTGTATGGCTCTTTGATGAAGGCGCGGGTAAAACAACCAAAGACGCTTCAGGAAAAGGGCACGACGGCACAATCAACGGTGCCAAGTGGAAAGACGGAAAAATTGGAAAAGCACTTGAGTTTGATGGGGCTCAGTGGGTGTCCATTGACTCGACCCCCGAACTACAACTCGGTGAAGAACTCACGATGATGGCATGGTTTTTTGCCACAGATATTTCCACTTGGAGGCAACTCATTTCCAAAAGCGACGAATACCTCTTACGGATCGATCCGCCACAGGAAGGCAATCGGATGTCTGCGTTTGTTAAACCCGGTGGAAGTTGGGAACCGCGAGCCTCCGCGAATGTTCCTGATGAAAAAAAATGGATCCACTTCGCAGCAACTTACGATATCAATGAGAAGGCTGAGCAACTCGTCGTGTACGTAAATGGTAAAAAAGCTGGGGTGAGCACACGTCCTGGAAAAACCGCTGTAACCGGTAATCCTGTTGAGATTGGTAAATGGGGTGGTGGTTCATACTTCGTCGGTATTATCGACGAAGCTGCCATTTTCAACGCTGTTCTCACTGAAGACGATCTCACAATTATCGTGGAACATGGATTAGCAAAGGCACTTGGTGGGTTAGACGTTGAACCGACAAGCAAATTGGCAACAACATGGGCAACCCTTAAAGCAAGCACTAACTTACAATAATACCGCTATTGAGTTCTTCTTATTTTTTGTTAACGATAACATTATGCTATATGCTATAATGACTTAAACCAAAAGGAGGATTGCTATGCGAATCACGATTCTTGTATGCGGATTCCTGATGTGTCTCATCGGGACAGGTTCTGCCGGTGTATGGACGGATCCGTTTGATGGCAACGAACTCGTTGAGGAATGGGAATTCCGCGATTATCGCGACAAAGTTACAACGTTTGAAGTCAAAGATGGCTTCCTACAGATGACCAATCCGAAGGGCGGATGGGGACATACCACGCCTGACAAACCGATGGTTGAACGGGAAATTCCGAAAAGTGCAGCGAAAAACATAACGGTGAGCGGGATATTTACCACTGAACCCGAGAAACCAGCGGATTCATGGATTGGTATTTTCCTTTACAGTGATGACGACTTGAACTACGCCTGTTTGCTATTTGGCGGTGAAGCCAACCAACCGCAAAAAACACTCATCGGTAGTATGGTTGAAGCCAATTGGCAAGACAAGGGACACTTCCAAACCGGCTTCGATGTTCCTATTCACCTCAAGATTGTCAAAGAAGGTGACCTGTTCTCTGGATACTACCGCGAAAGTGAAAAAGATGACTGGACGCTGTCCGGGAACAAAACGTGGAACCACAAGTTTGACGTAGAGCGCGTCGGTGTCGGTTTCATGAACAGTTGGGGCGGTCAAACAGTTACATTTATGGTCGATACACTCTCCATTGAAGGCGAAGGGATTGAACCTTTGTCAGTTGAGCCATATAGTAAATTAGCGACAACATGGGGGACCCTCAAAGCGATTCAATAACCTTTATCGGAACGTGTTTCTCTGCTAAGAGAAACAGATTTAAAACGGGGTGGTGCAAGCACCGCCCCTATAATACGTCTTAAACAGAACCCAAGAGCACTAAGAGACCAAGGCTTAAAGTCACCCAGGCGAGAGAAAATTAGAAAACAAGGAGAAATGTTAGCATCATGTCCATCCCCAAAATATCCGTAAATAACCCGGTCTTAGCAAACATGTTAATGATCATAATCATCGCATTCGGGGTGTATGCATGGATAAACCTACCACGGGAACTCACACCAGAAATCGCCTTACAGAGTGCAACGGTGACAACACTCTATCCGGGAGCCTCTCCAGAAGAAGTTGAAAAACTTGTCACCGCCCCCATTGAAGACGCTATTGAGGAAAACGTTAGCAAAATCAATTTGTTGTTTTCTACTTCTTCTGAAGGCAGATCCGTCATCTCCGTCGACTTTGAAGAAATGAGCGATCGGGATTACGACAAGGAAATTGAAAACCTCCGCACTGCTGTAGAGCAGGTGAATGAGCTCCCAGAAGAGATTTTAGAGGAGCCGCAAGTTGAAGAACTTGATGTTTCCTCCGGCTTCCCCATGCTAACGATTGCTGTAGGCGGGAAAATTTCGGAATCCCAGATGCGCGACATCGCCGAAAATCTCAAAGACGAAATCTTGGACATCAAAAACATCGCGTCCGTCCGGATAGCAGGTCTCCGCGAAAGAGAAATATGGATTGAGGTGAATCCGGATCGGTTGAAAGCCTATCAGATTCCGATTGCGATGGTTATTACTGCAGTCGGTGCAAGCAATTTGAACCTCCCAGCGGGTACCATGGAACT of the Candidatus Poribacteria bacterium genome contains:
- a CDS encoding bifunctional response regulator/alkaline phosphatase family protein → MQEKKWRILWINNQTADVEQSDAQLENVYNEQQTYITPKPYIRFLEFEGYNVSLVDTGAEGVSLLQEETYHAVLLNYDAPTQKENLLSRVRSVNAHIPIILLTHESGREVMEQGSLYDVDDIFVISTSDQEETSHKQLSTSLTFLLEKRAIREAYTPQAYSRSFSRTQVLGETTQDWDAADDWESWIDTYLRLVEWDLRLDTLDNVDELKAIHEIEKREANAAFANYIQDNYHNWLVGEASPTLSVDVVYKYVIPEIQAGKQVLFVVMDCMRLDHWLKIEPLLYPLFNITTDYYYSILPTATRYARNAIFSGLFPLEFAERHPDLYAEPDQAHTSINRYEKALMRLQFERHGIPLKPPLHYFKIFDTRGEMQYLHWLSVTDRISLTALVVDFLDMLTHTRHEVDLLQQLVPDETAFRALVQAWFQHSHLYKVFRIAADRGMTVILTSDHGSLLCQNAAKVSSQAELTTGLRFKEGKGISCAPEAGWLIKDPVTYRLPGEEADKSYILAKEDYYFVYDRQFNMYKEIFQGSFQHGGISLEEMILPCVVLEPR
- a CDS encoding FAD-binding oxidoreductase; amino-acid sequence: MENSRALHDELKHIVGESGILPEAQIPAYTFDGYVPKAVVLPGSIQEIQNVLRFAAKQDLSVMPAGAGTKLGIGNLPQKVDVVLATTRLNSVIEYEPADLTVTVEAGIPLAVLQTELAKYRQFLSLNPPYAARSTIGGIVATNVSGSFRLRHGTARNQILGLKVVHANGTVVKSGGKVVKNVAGYDLNKLYIGAFGTLGIITEVALKLSPIPARQAILTADFRSVQDAAETGLSIVGSQTLPLFVNLFANADPRLGDATAAKNEPVLTVGFGGDTETVAWQLTHCQEVMEQNGAIGVTIVEDESQQQLQEAIQEFPADNRDIEVVIAKLNLKRTDVAEFVAQVGDADWARDVQMMALLGSGVLYLTVPVTSDTDFQQLADALTQLRQSAMMAQGNLIIETAPPELKRHIDVWGSVGGTLSLMKQVKAKFDPDGLLNPGRFISSI
- a CDS encoding FAD-binding protein → MDQKEQLIADLTALLGARNVLTDATALSVYECDAAPSFKAMPDIVVFADTAQQVSDIVKLANKYQTPFIARGGGTGLSGGMLSVQGGIIIALNRMDRILEVDLENERAVVEPGVVNLLLTQAVQSRGYHYAPDPSSQKACTIGGNIAENSGGPHTLKYGVTSDHVLGLEVVLPDGEIVEFGGAVEETPGYDLRGVLIGSEGTFGIVTKAIVRLTRNPQAYQTALAVFETMDDASNAVSTIIGEGIIPAALEMMDSLVIRALEEAFQFGFPLDADAILIVELDGIEVGMQNQTDQILEIFKQHNARKVDYAKDEAERQQLWKARKSAFGSFGRLAPNYITQDGVVPRTTLPKVLRRISEISEKYQIPIANVFHAGDGNIHPIVLFNERDADQCERVEHVNMEILSVCAEVGGTITGEHGIGVEKMDYMPLIFSPADLQVMATVKEIFNPTGLCNPGKIFPTAESYAKLGLQPESMRNF
- a CDS encoding LamG domain-containing protein; its protein translation is MRKLILILGMACVITWTLPQLCSAEIDPETAVGVWLFDEGAGKTTKDASGKGHDGTINGAKWKDGKIGKALEFDGAQWVSIDSTPELQLGEELTMMAWFFATDISTWRQLISKSDEYLLRIDPPQEGNRMSAFVKPGGSWEPRASANVPDEKKWIHFAATYDINEKAEQLVVYVNGKKAGVSTRPGKTAVTGNPVEIGKWGGGSYFVGIIDEAAIFNAVLTEDDLTIIVEHGLAKALGGLDVEPTSKLATTWATLKASTNLQ